Proteins encoded by one window of Sus scrofa isolate TJ Tabasco breed Duroc chromosome 12, Sscrofa11.1, whole genome shotgun sequence:
- the SECTM1 gene encoding secreted and transmembrane protein 1, translating to MQASVSRLLVARLLWAVLPLAASGSAPRGGWDSPNCTAGVVSVSRGEHAELACSMANPFSHVRVSLRAHPGESWQLVFDEQAPGSFRRDGWQLWVQGSEARLVIEKAQDAQAGTYRWSLAGLQRSFGTTVLNVLEPQDQLFTPSWEVTSPRRVPPRRAEDGGLAAARRPPDAAPQAHAQSREDPGPTGLSGLQPGGRLVPAGLAPKACFQEALQGRAGPERRRRAMLL from the exons ATGCAGGCCTCCGTGTCCCGCCTCCTGGTGGCCAGGCTGCTGTGGGCCGTCCTGCCCTTGGCCGCCTCGGGGAGCGCTCCGAGAGGAG GCTGGGACAGCCCCAACTGCACGGCGGGCGTGGTGTCGGTGTCCCGGGGCGAGCACGCCGAGCTGGCCTGCAGCATGGCCAACCCCTTCTCCCACGTGCGCGTCTCCCTGCGAGCCCACCCCGGGGAGAGCTGGCAGCTGGTCTTCGATGAGCAGGCCCCAGGAAGCTTCCGCCGGGATGGGTGGCAGCTCTGGGTTCAGGGGAGCGAGGCACGGCTGGTGATTGAAAAGGCCCAGGACGCCCAGGCGGGGACATACAGGTGGAGTCTGGCGGGCCTGCAGCGGAGCTTCGGAACCACCGTCCTGAACGTCTTGG AACCCCAGGACCAGCTCTTCACGCCTTCCTGGG AGGTGACATCCCCCCGGAGGGTGCCCCCAAGGCGGGCAGAGGATGGAGGCCTCGCCGCTGCCCGCAGGCCCCCAGATGCTGCCCCCCAAGCCCACGCCCAGTCCAGAGAAGATCCCGGTCCAACTGGCTTATCTGGCCTTCAGCCCGGTGGCCGTCTTGTTCCTGCTGGTCTGGCTCCAAAGGCGTGCTTCCAGGAGGCGCTCCAAGGTCGCGCAG GCCCCGAGCGACGCCGGAGGGCCATGCTGCTGTGA